One genomic region from Labilithrix sp. encodes:
- the bioB gene encoding biotin synthase BioB: MPTFSRDEVRALYDQPLMPLLDEARRVHRANHPDNEVQLCTLLSVKTGGCPEDCAYCPQSSHYETNVSPEKMLDVESVIASARRAKELGSTRFCMGAAWREVKEGPAFDKVVAMVKGVKDLGLEACVTLGMLDEKQAKRLADAGLDAYNHNLDTSREHYRSIIKTRTFDDRLRTLDNVRKAGITVCSGGIIGMGESTDDRCEMLRTLANLEPQPESVPINALVPVEGTPLASRPPVDPLDLVRMIAVARILMPRSRVRLSAGREALSREAQMLCMMAGANSIFYGEKLLTTPNPTANEDLALLRDAGLSTMKPTTAVAEAE; encoded by the coding sequence ATGCCGACGTTCAGCCGCGACGAAGTTCGGGCGCTCTACGACCAGCCCCTCATGCCGCTCCTCGACGAGGCGCGGCGCGTCCACCGCGCGAATCATCCCGACAACGAGGTCCAGCTCTGCACGCTGCTCAGCGTGAAGACGGGCGGCTGCCCCGAGGACTGCGCGTACTGTCCGCAGTCGAGCCACTACGAGACGAACGTGAGCCCGGAGAAGATGCTCGACGTCGAGAGCGTCATCGCGAGCGCGCGTCGCGCGAAGGAGCTCGGCTCGACGCGCTTCTGCATGGGCGCGGCGTGGCGCGAGGTGAAGGAGGGCCCCGCGTTCGACAAGGTCGTCGCGATGGTGAAGGGGGTGAAGGACCTCGGCCTCGAGGCGTGCGTGACGCTCGGCATGCTCGACGAGAAGCAGGCGAAGCGCCTCGCCGATGCGGGCCTCGACGCGTACAACCACAACCTCGACACGAGCCGCGAGCACTACCGCTCGATCATCAAGACGCGCACGTTCGACGACCGTCTCCGTACGCTCGACAACGTGCGGAAGGCCGGCATCACGGTGTGCTCGGGCGGCATCATCGGGATGGGCGAGAGCACGGACGATCGCTGCGAGATGCTCCGCACGCTGGCGAACCTGGAGCCGCAGCCCGAGAGCGTCCCGATCAACGCGCTCGTCCCGGTCGAGGGCACGCCGCTCGCGAGCCGCCCGCCCGTCGACCCGCTCGATCTGGTCCGCATGATCGCCGTCGCGCGCATCTTGATGCCGCGCTCCCGCGTGCGCCTCTCCGCCGGCCGCGAGGCCCTGAGCCGCGAAGCGCAGATGCTCTGCATGATGGCGGGCGCGAACTCGATCTTCTACGGCGAGAAGCTCCTCACGACCCCGAACCCGACCGCCAACGAGGACCTCGCCCTCCTCCGCGACGCAGGGCTCTCGACGATGAAGCCGACCACCGCCGTGGCGGAGGCGGAGTAG
- a CDS encoding sigma-54-dependent Fis family transcriptional regulator — MTAAARLDTVRGEPLSHRLSLLVDLAALLTREVDFDALLATTCERVAEALSAERATIWLVDAERGDLVSRVAILLPTLRLPLGQGIAGWVARTGESVRSADAAKDARFDRSVDKTTGYTTRSILAVPIRAEEDGPIRGVVQVLNRSEGAFTDEDERYLLALAAQLARALSLTTLRPADEGGPGLTLRGPFNRIVGRSAELRAVYERVTLAAQTDATVLLRGETGTGKGLFSRAIHVNSGRQAGPFVTVDCTTLPIQLVESELFGHERGAFTGADRRVPGRVELARGGTLFLDEIGDLPADVQGKLLRFLQDRTFERVGGRQTMSADVRVVCATHQDLERRVADGRFREDLYYRIRVVEIEIPPLRARGASEIEQLAIHFADTYAKRYGRPSPVVAPDALAVLRAHDFPGNVRELEHWIESAIVLAPDGRITPAHLPRPRALRPSEPRVATGIPLGLTLDEATRRYVAATVEACDGNKAEAARRLEIGRNTIGRVLKEE; from the coding sequence ATGACGGCAGCGGCGCGGCTCGATACGGTTCGGGGTGAACCGTTGAGCCATCGTCTGTCGCTCCTCGTCGATCTCGCGGCGCTCCTGACGCGCGAGGTCGACTTCGATGCCCTCCTCGCCACGACGTGCGAGCGCGTCGCGGAGGCGCTCTCCGCCGAGCGCGCGACGATCTGGCTCGTCGACGCCGAGCGCGGCGACCTCGTGTCCCGCGTCGCGATCCTGCTCCCGACCCTGCGGCTCCCGCTCGGCCAGGGCATCGCGGGCTGGGTCGCGCGCACGGGCGAGTCGGTCCGCAGCGCCGACGCGGCGAAGGACGCGCGCTTCGATCGCTCCGTCGACAAGACGACGGGCTACACGACGCGCTCGATCCTCGCGGTCCCGATCCGCGCGGAGGAGGACGGCCCGATCCGCGGCGTCGTGCAGGTTCTCAATCGCAGCGAAGGCGCGTTCACCGACGAGGACGAGCGCTACTTGCTCGCGCTCGCGGCGCAGCTCGCGCGGGCGCTCTCGCTCACGACGTTGCGGCCGGCCGACGAGGGGGGGCCGGGGCTCACGCTGCGCGGGCCCTTCAATCGCATCGTCGGGCGGAGCGCGGAGCTGCGCGCGGTCTACGAGCGCGTCACGCTCGCGGCGCAGACGGACGCGACGGTGCTCCTCCGCGGCGAGACCGGCACCGGCAAGGGCCTCTTCTCGCGCGCGATCCACGTGAACTCGGGCCGCCAGGCGGGCCCGTTCGTCACCGTCGACTGCACGACGCTGCCGATCCAGCTCGTCGAGAGCGAGCTGTTCGGCCACGAGCGCGGCGCCTTCACCGGCGCGGACCGCCGCGTGCCGGGCCGCGTCGAGCTCGCGCGAGGCGGCACGTTGTTCCTCGACGAGATCGGCGATCTCCCCGCCGACGTGCAGGGGAAGCTGCTGCGGTTCCTCCAGGACCGCACGTTCGAGCGCGTCGGCGGGCGCCAGACGATGAGCGCCGACGTGCGCGTCGTGTGCGCGACGCACCAGGACCTCGAGCGGCGCGTCGCCGACGGCCGCTTCCGCGAGGACCTCTACTACCGCATCCGCGTCGTCGAGATCGAGATCCCGCCCCTCCGCGCGCGCGGCGCGAGCGAGATCGAGCAGCTCGCGATCCATTTCGCGGACACGTACGCGAAGCGCTACGGCCGCCCGTCCCCGGTCGTCGCGCCCGACGCGCTCGCGGTGCTGCGCGCGCACGACTTCCCCGGCAACGTGCGCGAGCTCGAGCACTGGATCGAGAGCGCGATCGTGCTCGCCCCCGACGGCCGCATCACGCCCGCGCACCTCCCGCGCCCGCGCGCGCTCCGCCCCTCCGAGCCCCGCGTCGCGACGGGCATCCCGCTCGGCCTCACCCTCGACGAAGCCACCCGCCGCTACGTCGCCGCCACGGTGGAGGCCTGCGACGGCAACAAGGCCGAGGCCGCGCGCAGGCTCGAGATCGGCCGCAACACGATCGGCCGCGTGCTGAAGGAGGAGTGA
- a CDS encoding prolyl oligopeptidase family serine peptidase, whose translation MRILFVGCILTAAACASAEEGSVARELSPTPPIPIANGASSSNGVAPPPSPTPTSTSSTSVPDAAAPVPEPPPPPTVITSNETIEVWGRTRSFVVARPSTYDPARSYPLLLALHGDGGTGAHMRAAFQLDGVAGQDVIVAYPTGSGNSWDLYTPADSDKDVAFLVALVDEMKARYNVAPNRVFSFGMSSGAFMSNQMACRRPSLFRGIVSHSGGVPAEPNDSHGTWGNGFVRCDGQDTGVAAMLIHGSEDSAVPYPSGEHNTRYWATVNGCASTSTAIAPAPCVARDGCPAGKPVVFCGVQGLGHAFWSEAAAATWSFVSGL comes from the coding sequence GTGCGCATTCTCTTCGTGGGTTGCATTCTCACCGCTGCGGCGTGCGCGAGCGCGGAGGAGGGCTCGGTCGCGCGCGAGCTCTCGCCGACGCCGCCGATCCCGATCGCGAACGGCGCCTCATCGTCGAACGGCGTGGCGCCGCCGCCCTCACCGACGCCGACGTCGACCTCGTCGACCTCGGTGCCCGACGCCGCCGCGCCGGTCCCCGAGCCGCCGCCTCCGCCCACCGTGATCACCTCGAACGAGACGATCGAGGTGTGGGGGCGCACGCGCTCGTTCGTCGTCGCGCGGCCGAGCACGTACGACCCGGCGCGGAGCTATCCGCTCCTCCTCGCCCTCCACGGCGACGGCGGCACCGGCGCGCACATGCGCGCGGCGTTTCAGCTCGACGGCGTCGCCGGGCAAGACGTGATCGTCGCCTACCCGACCGGGAGCGGGAACAGCTGGGACCTCTACACGCCCGCCGACAGCGACAAGGACGTCGCGTTCCTCGTCGCGCTCGTCGACGAGATGAAGGCCCGCTACAACGTCGCGCCGAACCGAGTGTTCTCGTTCGGGATGAGCAGCGGCGCGTTCATGTCGAACCAGATGGCGTGCCGCCGGCCCTCGCTCTTCCGCGGGATCGTCTCGCACTCGGGCGGCGTGCCGGCGGAGCCGAACGACAGCCACGGCACGTGGGGGAACGGCTTCGTGCGCTGCGACGGCCAGGACACCGGCGTCGCTGCGATGCTCATCCACGGCAGCGAAGACAGCGCCGTCCCGTACCCGAGCGGCGAGCACAACACGAGGTACTGGGCGACCGTGAACGGCTGCGCGAGCACCAGCACCGCGATCGCCCCCGCGCCCTGCGTGGCAAGAGACGGCTGTCCCGCCGGCAAGCCCGTCGTGTTCTGCGGCGTCCAAGGGCTCGGCCACGCGTTCTGGTCCGAGGCGGCGGCCGCGACCTGGTCGTTCGTCTCGGGCCTGTGA
- a CDS encoding ATP-binding protein → MAYRDRGFEHEKKTAEPGIVADMVRQFADKHAFLRELVQNGIDAGATRIEARIDRDDAGVVRTSVTDDGCGMTRATIEGPLLTLFSSSKEGDRSKIGKYGIGFVSVFALEPDHVEVRTRAGAEAWTVRLFGDHTWELSEDGGRERGTTVMLVQRMEPEVFAAHVEAAERALRRWCRHARVPIALTVTDGASPRAVAIDEPFDAPGLVAVRWEEGDERIVVAAGGPEPCTATYFSRGLTLHETDAPPELLGVRFKIDSPALSHTLSRDDVVRDASQRRLLARAQKMARGPLADALVARIAEAAAAAEAPADYVPFLEALVMPAFARRRREVVVPLTDPIRGARTIASGALGDRQVLVAAEPSAITHALARRGHPVVRWVEVAPLLRVFTGEVHDVALAIARAAPIATPHPEDAALERAMLRLLGALDRRAAKVWIASFEGALAQQSMRVVAEAEREESVVAVAVAEKRAWGKGARVYLNVEDPAVRLARRRAKTEPAIAAHLLCRALLVAEGPLPSKLVDRLLEAALE, encoded by the coding sequence GTGGCCTATCGCGACCGGGGCTTCGAGCACGAGAAGAAGACCGCGGAGCCCGGCATCGTCGCGGACATGGTCCGCCAGTTCGCGGACAAACACGCGTTCTTGCGCGAGCTCGTCCAGAACGGCATCGACGCGGGCGCGACGCGGATCGAGGCCCGCATCGATCGCGACGACGCCGGCGTCGTGCGCACGAGCGTCACCGACGACGGCTGCGGGATGACGCGCGCGACGATCGAAGGCCCGCTCCTCACGCTCTTCTCGTCGTCGAAGGAGGGCGACCGCTCGAAGATCGGAAAATACGGGATCGGGTTCGTCTCCGTGTTCGCGCTCGAGCCCGATCACGTCGAGGTCCGGACGAGGGCCGGCGCCGAGGCGTGGACGGTGCGCCTCTTCGGCGATCACACCTGGGAGCTCTCCGAAGACGGCGGCCGCGAGCGCGGTACGACCGTGATGCTCGTCCAGCGGATGGAGCCGGAGGTCTTCGCCGCGCACGTCGAGGCGGCCGAGCGCGCGCTCCGGCGCTGGTGCCGTCACGCGCGCGTGCCGATCGCGCTCACGGTCACCGACGGCGCGTCGCCGCGCGCGGTCGCGATCGACGAGCCGTTCGACGCGCCCGGACTCGTCGCGGTGCGGTGGGAGGAGGGCGACGAGCGCATCGTCGTCGCGGCGGGCGGGCCCGAGCCCTGCACCGCGACCTACTTCAGCCGCGGGCTCACGCTCCACGAGACGGACGCCCCGCCCGAGCTCCTCGGCGTCCGCTTCAAGATCGACTCGCCCGCGCTGTCGCACACGTTGAGCCGCGACGACGTCGTGCGCGACGCGAGCCAGCGGCGGCTCCTCGCGCGGGCGCAGAAGATGGCGCGCGGCCCGCTCGCCGACGCGCTCGTCGCCCGCATCGCCGAAGCGGCCGCGGCCGCCGAGGCCCCCGCCGACTACGTGCCGTTCCTGGAGGCGCTCGTGATGCCGGCGTTCGCGAGGCGGCGGCGCGAGGTCGTCGTCCCGCTCACGGATCCGATCCGCGGCGCGCGCACGATCGCGAGCGGCGCGCTCGGCGACCGGCAGGTCCTCGTCGCGGCGGAGCCCTCCGCGATCACGCACGCGCTCGCGCGGCGCGGGCATCCGGTCGTGCGCTGGGTCGAGGTCGCGCCGCTCCTCCGCGTGTTCACCGGCGAGGTCCACGACGTCGCGCTCGCGATCGCGCGCGCGGCGCCGATCGCGACGCCGCACCCCGAGGACGCCGCGCTTGAGCGCGCGATGCTGCGCCTCCTGGGGGCGCTCGATCGGAGGGCGGCGAAGGTGTGGATCGCGAGCTTCGAGGGCGCGCTCGCCCAGCAGTCGATGCGCGTCGTCGCGGAGGCCGAACGCGAGGAGAGCGTGGTCGCGGTGGCGGTCGCGGAGAAGCGCGCGTGGGGCAAGGGCGCGCGCGTCTACCTCAACGTGGAGGACCCCGCGGTGCGGCTCGCGCGGCGCCGCGCGAAGACCGAGCCCGCGATCGCGGCGCACCTCCTCTGCCGCGCGCTCCTCGTCGCGGAGGGGCCGCTCCCGTCGAAGCTCGTCGATCGCCTCCTCGAGGCCGCCCTTGAGTGA
- a CDS encoding cyclic nucleotide-binding domain-containing protein, producing MSDPGKRAVLRRVRAFADLSDADCDVVLGVLKARRGAPHDVLFREGDTGRSLMIVLDGDLVVRARSSAGADEVVARLGPGEVVGELAFIDAEPRSATVAAGDAPVTVLDFTREALAVLVRDTPRVASAILRNILADVARRLREAGNRLASGGPASERGPVSLGRATRTFSVEELRAVPAFASYAPEDLALLAHVAAFRAFAARDVLFRAGGAGESCFLLASGEVEVTRPGVALPIATLGPGSLVGQLALLDRAPRSATVTATTDTIALELRADAFANLLRASSPVALRFQWQVALAGVRQLREATRRLTQAAAIERSSSLNDLDARSVLDDWDDGSNTADAITLELAIDPRSRR from the coding sequence ATGAGCGATCCGGGCAAGCGAGCGGTGCTTCGGCGCGTGCGGGCGTTCGCGGACCTGTCCGACGCCGACTGCGACGTCGTCCTCGGGGTCTTGAAGGCGCGTCGCGGCGCGCCGCACGACGTGCTGTTCCGCGAGGGCGACACGGGGCGCTCGCTCATGATCGTCCTCGACGGAGACCTCGTCGTGAGGGCGCGCTCGAGCGCGGGGGCCGACGAGGTGGTCGCGCGGCTCGGTCCCGGCGAGGTCGTCGGCGAGCTCGCGTTCATCGACGCGGAGCCGCGCTCGGCGACGGTCGCGGCGGGCGACGCGCCGGTCACGGTCCTCGACTTCACGCGCGAGGCGCTCGCGGTCCTCGTGCGCGACACGCCGCGCGTCGCCTCCGCGATCCTTCGCAACATCCTCGCCGACGTCGCGCGCCGACTCCGCGAGGCGGGGAACAGGCTCGCGAGCGGCGGCCCCGCGAGCGAGCGCGGCCCCGTCTCGCTCGGGCGCGCGACGCGCACGTTTTCGGTGGAGGAGCTGCGGGCGGTGCCGGCGTTCGCGTCGTACGCGCCGGAGGACCTCGCGCTGCTCGCGCACGTCGCCGCGTTCCGCGCCTTCGCCGCGCGCGACGTGCTGTTCCGCGCGGGCGGGGCGGGGGAGTCGTGTTTCCTCCTCGCGTCGGGCGAGGTCGAGGTCACGCGCCCCGGCGTCGCGCTCCCGATCGCGACGCTCGGCCCGGGCTCCCTCGTCGGGCAGCTCGCGCTCCTCGATCGCGCGCCGCGCTCCGCCACCGTCACCGCGACGACCGACACGATCGCGCTGGAGCTCCGCGCCGACGCGTTCGCGAACCTCTTGCGCGCGTCGTCCCCCGTCGCGCTTCGTTTCCAGTGGCAGGTCGCCCTCGCGGGCGTGCGGCAGCTCCGCGAGGCCACGCGTCGCCTGACGCAGGCGGCCGCGATCGAGCGCTCGTCGTCGCTGAACGACCTCGACGCGCGGAGCGTCCTCGACGACTGGGACGACGGGAGCAACACCGCGGACGCGATCACGCTGGAGCTGGCGATCGATCCACGCTCCCGTCGCTGA
- a CDS encoding HRDC domain-containing protein yields the protein MVADERGLAAVAERLAGAPVLAVDVESNGLFKYRASLCTLQLATPDAEPIVVDALATPLAPLARVLAESGPRKIVHDIAFDARILAESGVLLGNVFDTSLAARMLGRTATGLAALLQSELGVAMDKKLQHHDWTERPLERQHIAYLEADVAHLPALAARLEREVAERGIAAEIEEETRYRLAQAAASVAAGDPRAPYLRMKGIDRVAREELPLLRRLAEVREAEARALDVPPYKVIGPDVLFAIAKARPRTMDELTRVKNALAGHRARAIAPKLLAAVAQGVADGAIPDADAALLERPRLPSAQIKARRAREHRLTAWRRAEAKRRGVDEQVVLPGHCLQDLADLEDATLAAIAAVPGIGAFRIEQSAAALLAALHGRNEPEAHA from the coding sequence CTGGTCGCAGACGAACGGGGGCTCGCGGCCGTCGCCGAACGGCTCGCCGGAGCGCCCGTGCTCGCGGTCGACGTCGAGTCGAACGGGCTCTTCAAGTACCGCGCGTCGCTCTGCACCTTGCAGCTCGCGACGCCGGACGCGGAGCCGATCGTCGTCGACGCGCTCGCGACCCCGCTCGCCCCGCTCGCGCGCGTGCTCGCGGAGAGCGGGCCGCGGAAGATCGTCCACGACATCGCGTTCGACGCGCGCATCCTCGCCGAGAGCGGCGTCCTCCTCGGCAACGTGTTCGACACGTCGCTCGCGGCGCGCATGCTCGGGCGGACCGCGACCGGCCTCGCCGCGCTGCTCCAGAGCGAGCTCGGCGTCGCGATGGACAAGAAGCTCCAGCATCACGACTGGACGGAGCGCCCGCTCGAGCGGCAGCACATCGCGTACCTCGAGGCCGACGTCGCGCACCTGCCCGCCCTCGCCGCGCGCCTCGAGCGCGAGGTCGCGGAGCGCGGGATCGCGGCGGAGATCGAGGAGGAGACGCGCTACCGCCTCGCGCAAGCAGCGGCGTCGGTCGCGGCGGGAGATCCGCGCGCGCCGTACCTGCGGATGAAGGGGATCGATCGTGTCGCGCGCGAAGAGCTCCCGCTCCTGCGCCGCCTCGCCGAGGTGCGCGAAGCGGAGGCGCGCGCGCTCGACGTGCCGCCGTACAAGGTGATCGGACCGGACGTGCTCTTCGCGATCGCGAAGGCGCGCCCGCGCACGATGGACGAGCTCACCCGCGTCAAGAACGCGCTCGCCGGCCACCGCGCGCGCGCGATCGCGCCGAAGCTCCTCGCCGCCGTCGCGCAGGGCGTCGCCGACGGCGCGATCCCGGACGCGGACGCGGCGCTGCTCGAGAGGCCGCGCTTGCCATCGGCGCAGATCAAGGCGCGGCGAGCGCGCGAGCACCGGCTCACCGCGTGGCGCCGCGCGGAGGCGAAGCGCCGCGGCGTCGACGAGCAGGTCGTGCTGCCGGGCCACTGCCTGCAAGACCTCGCCGACCTCGAGGACGCGACCCTCGCCGCCATCGCCGCCGTCCCCGGCATCGGCGCCTTCCGCATCGAACAGAGCGCCGCCGCCCTCCTGGCCGCACTCCACGGCCGCAACGAGCCGGAGGCCCACGCGTGA
- a CDS encoding zf-TFIIB domain-containing protein: MVHGRVVALVDERHPAGPTIQRCPSCRGAFVAYEDLLTIENRGSRTAKGAAKRVWDRPTEAIACASCTGETTKREWSIGTMIFVDVCIECRGVWLDGGELEAIGA, translated from the coding sequence ATGGTGCATGGGCGCGTCGTCGCGCTCGTGGACGAGCGGCACCCCGCGGGCCCCACCATCCAGCGCTGTCCGTCCTGCCGCGGCGCGTTCGTCGCGTACGAGGACCTCCTGACGATCGAGAACCGCGGCTCGCGCACGGCGAAGGGCGCCGCGAAGCGCGTGTGGGATCGCCCGACGGAGGCGATCGCGTGCGCGTCGTGCACCGGCGAGACGACGAAGCGCGAATGGAGCATCGGCACGATGATCTTCGTCGACGTGTGCATCGAGTGCCGCGGCGTCTGGCTCGACGGCGGCGAGCTCGAGGCGATCGGAGCCTGA
- a CDS encoding glycosyltransferase family 39 protein, translating into MARKTRKPAQRVEPATLPAAPVPGSSAPLRLLVALTAALFAARIYAAGKVGFGDSEALYASYAVHPQPAYLDHPGLIGQVARLVGGGSAPAPESAHYVTAVVATLVPWLVVAVARVAGTSLSPALVAGAVVAVVPEIAVGLFGLTPDLLLAPLWLGAIGLAIAGLTHGRPIALLGAGLLAGVAASAKVSGLLLFAALAFVHLRAPRERRTIWPWAGFVAGGIVLLPIALWEARSGFPMLRHRFVETQSGAGIALRNVGQLVGGQLVYLSPAACYLAFVVARDLVRRRDEDAVTRVLFATFAIPFVPLLLLCVWSPIAEPHWIAPALLALPIHAARRAVVTASQVKLTLGVAGAFTLLAHAWVLVPASARLRPTDVDAKADIASELYGWPAAAEAIKEQRMLAATPADPNGEDVVLVGPHWTVCAQLQAAFPRAKVGCATPVPDDFDRWYPRERWKAAAEVLFVTDNRFDGDGAAELPLLSRFSQSKVRIFRGGRPARVFELYLYARRGQAAL; encoded by the coding sequence ATGGCTCGCAAGACCCGAAAGCCAGCGCAGCGCGTAGAGCCGGCGACCCTACCGGCCGCGCCGGTCCCGGGCTCGAGCGCGCCGCTCCGTCTCCTCGTCGCGCTGACGGCCGCGCTCTTCGCGGCGCGAATCTACGCCGCGGGCAAGGTCGGCTTCGGCGACAGCGAGGCGCTCTACGCGTCGTACGCGGTGCACCCGCAGCCGGCGTACCTCGATCACCCGGGGCTCATCGGCCAGGTCGCGCGCCTCGTCGGCGGCGGCAGCGCGCCGGCGCCCGAGAGCGCGCACTACGTCACCGCCGTCGTCGCGACGCTCGTGCCGTGGCTCGTCGTCGCCGTCGCGCGCGTCGCGGGGACCTCACTCTCCCCCGCGCTCGTCGCCGGCGCCGTCGTCGCGGTCGTGCCCGAGATCGCGGTCGGCCTCTTCGGCCTCACGCCCGATCTCCTCCTCGCGCCGCTCTGGCTCGGCGCGATCGGCCTCGCGATCGCCGGCCTGACGCACGGCCGTCCGATCGCGCTCCTCGGCGCGGGGCTCCTCGCCGGCGTCGCCGCGTCCGCGAAGGTCTCGGGCCTGCTCCTCTTCGCGGCCCTCGCGTTCGTGCACCTCCGCGCGCCCCGCGAGCGACGGACGATCTGGCCGTGGGCGGGCTTCGTCGCGGGGGGGATCGTGCTCCTCCCGATCGCGCTGTGGGAGGCGCGGAGCGGCTTCCCGATGTTGCGCCATCGCTTCGTCGAGACGCAGTCGGGCGCGGGGATCGCGCTGCGCAACGTCGGTCAGCTCGTCGGCGGCCAGCTCGTCTACCTCTCGCCGGCCGCGTGTTACCTCGCGTTCGTCGTGGCGCGCGATCTCGTCCGCCGCCGCGACGAGGACGCCGTGACGCGCGTGCTCTTCGCGACGTTCGCGATCCCCTTCGTGCCGCTCCTGCTCCTCTGCGTATGGAGCCCGATCGCGGAGCCGCACTGGATCGCGCCGGCGCTCCTCGCGCTCCCGATCCACGCGGCGCGCCGCGCGGTGGTGACCGCGTCGCAGGTGAAGCTGACGCTCGGCGTCGCGGGGGCGTTCACGCTGCTCGCGCACGCGTGGGTGCTCGTCCCCGCGTCGGCGCGGCTCCGCCCGACCGACGTGGACGCGAAGGCGGACATCGCGAGCGAGCTCTACGGATGGCCGGCGGCGGCGGAGGCGATCAAGGAGCAGCGCATGCTCGCCGCGACGCCGGCGGACCCGAACGGCGAGGACGTCGTCCTCGTCGGGCCGCACTGGACGGTGTGCGCGCAGCTCCAGGCCGCGTTCCCCCGCGCGAAGGTCGGCTGCGCGACCCCGGTCCCGGACGACTTCGATCGCTGGTACCCGCGCGAGCGCTGGAAGGCGGCCGCGGAGGTCCTCTTCGTCACCGACAACCGCTTCGACGGGGACGGCGCCGCCGAGCTGCCTCTTCTATCCCGGTTCTCGCAGAGCAAAGTCCGCATCTTCCGGGGCGGACGCCCGGCCCGCGTCTTCGAGCTGTATCTGTACGCGCGCCGGGGCCAAGCCGCGCTATGA
- a CDS encoding ketoacyl-ACP synthase III, which produces MGFELIGTGHFVPGEPIPNERLSKVMDTSDDWIFQRSGIRQRHFAGEGQAASDFAFEASKRALEAAGIQAKDVDYILFSTMTPDYVFPGSGAVLGAKLGIPGVPALDIRQQCAAMIFSLQLVDGLIKGGVAKTVLVVGAEAHAGFMPWEDWDVVEGKSDRAVSEEAKKRANEHRALAVLFGDGAGAMIFRATDRDAGLVASKVHTDGRFAETLYVPGGGFRTRPYWKSSHWDEQAHIPRMDGRELFKFAVTKLPETARALCAETNTPLEKIDWFLAHQANSRINKYVREHLGVPEEKMPMNIERFGNTSAGTIPILIDECTRAGKLKKGELNMLLALGAGIHWGCALVRW; this is translated from the coding sequence ATGGGCTTCGAGCTTATCGGCACCGGCCATTTCGTCCCCGGCGAGCCGATCCCGAACGAGCGCCTCTCCAAGGTGATGGACACGTCGGACGACTGGATCTTCCAGCGCTCCGGCATCCGCCAGCGGCACTTCGCGGGCGAAGGCCAGGCCGCGAGCGACTTCGCCTTCGAGGCCTCGAAGCGCGCGCTCGAGGCGGCGGGGATCCAGGCGAAGGATGTAGATTACATTCTCTTCTCGACCATGACGCCGGACTACGTGTTCCCGGGCTCGGGCGCGGTCCTCGGCGCGAAGCTCGGCATCCCGGGCGTGCCCGCGCTCGACATCCGGCAGCAGTGCGCGGCGATGATCTTCAGCCTCCAGCTCGTCGACGGCCTGATCAAGGGCGGCGTCGCGAAGACGGTCCTCGTCGTCGGGGCCGAGGCCCATGCCGGCTTCATGCCGTGGGAGGACTGGGACGTCGTCGAGGGCAAGAGCGACCGCGCGGTGAGCGAGGAGGCGAAGAAGCGCGCGAACGAGCACCGCGCGCTCGCGGTGCTCTTCGGCGACGGCGCCGGCGCGATGATCTTCCGCGCGACCGATCGCGACGCGGGCCTCGTCGCGTCGAAGGTCCACACCGACGGGCGCTTCGCCGAGACGCTCTACGTGCCCGGCGGCGGCTTCCGCACGCGGCCGTACTGGAAGTCGAGCCACTGGGACGAGCAGGCCCACATCCCGCGGATGGACGGGCGCGAGCTCTTCAAGTTCGCGGTGACGAAGCTGCCCGAGACGGCGCGCGCGCTCTGCGCGGAGACGAACACGCCGCTCGAGAAGATCGACTGGTTCCTCGCCCACCAGGCGAACTCGCGCATCAACAAGTACGTGCGCGAGCACCTCGGCGTCCCGGAGGAGAAGATGCCGATGAACATCGAGCGCTTCGGCAACACGAGCGCGGGCACGATCCCGATCCTCATCGACGAGTGCACCCGCGCCGGGAAGCTCAAGAAGGGTGAGCTCAACATGCTCCTCGCCCTCGGCGCCGGCATTCATTGGGGCTGCGCTCTCGTACGGTGGTGA